The stretch of DNA TGCCTCCGCCGGGCTATCCGGCGGGCAATGCCTACGTAGCTCCCGTCTCGTATCCCGCCCAGACCACCGGGTAAGTACGGATTTAAAATGGGCCCGGAAACTATTCCAACCTCTCCCGTTCTCCCCACAGCAATGTGACCGTGCAGATGCCCATGCCGATGACCCACCAGCAAATGCCGATGCCGATGCCCGGGTAAGTGCAACCGAAAGCTcctgcaaaatgcaaatgcaaataataattaatatcctCCGCACAGCAGCATGCAGACGCATGGCGTGGCCTATCCTCCGTATCCTGGCGCCGGGGCTGCCAGTATGAATCCCCCGCCGTACGACATGGCCATGGCTAATCCGGGACCCAGTGTCATGCCCTCCGGCTATGAGAAGCAGGCTCCGTACAATCCCAACTTTGGCCAGTGATTGCCCATGGCGAACTGAACGCGAAACTTATTCTGAGGAGCTCCTTTCCCGCCTCGACATAGCTTTTATACTCTCTGCCGAACATATTCGTTTCTATTCCCCCTTCTATGTATTATTACCCAAATGAATTCCAAATTAGTCAGCGATACATTTCTAAGCGGCCGGGAGCAGAAAACCAAAGCAAAACGATCGCACAACGCGCCATTTGTGTACGGCTTGTGATGTATGTATGTGAAATGAACATATAACTTAAGTGCAacctaattttaatttatacacCTACGTTAAGGAACCccacaaagaaaacaaaactgaACTACATGAAGTGTTGATTGTAATAAACTAGCAAAGTGCACATCAAATACAAGCATGTTTGTTTCGATGTGCACTTCCACAAAAACCAGAAATGCAAACATGTTTTCAATTATTCCATGCCATCGAGTGTTGCTGCCAATGAAAGTGCAGTGGTTAAATGTGTTTCTAAAGATTACTAGTGGGTTTAAATTGGCATTGTTGCAAGCGAGGGTTTTTATgtatcatttttgatttgtgtaCATATGTTggattatgtattttttac from Drosophila takahashii strain IR98-3 E-12201 chromosome 2R, DtakHiC1v2, whole genome shotgun sequence encodes:
- the LOC108065083 gene encoding uncharacterized protein isoform X8: MDFWGIFMFFLLTFLIMSCCGYCCTSRRQGAVLSTPVVVTSATHTAPGGYPVTQLPPPGYPAGNAYVAPVSYPAQTTGNVTVQMPMPMTHQQMPMPMPGMQTHGVAYPPYPGAGAASMNPPPYDMAMANPGPSVMPSGYEKQAPYNPNFGQ
- the LOC108065083 gene encoding uncharacterized protein isoform X4 — protein: MDDSGIYWILFFTLSVFFMTSAAVFLTRGRTQRAALTKGAAPVVVTSATHTAPGGYPVTQLPPPGYPAGNAYVAPVSYPAQTTGNVTVQMPMPMTHQQMPMPMPGMQTHGVAYPPYPGAGAASMNPPPYDMAMANPGPSVMPSGYEKQAPYNPNFGQ
- the LOC108065083 gene encoding uncharacterized protein isoform X5; translated protein: MEPYIIPIIAVSVFLVISSLMCLCFCCIVKKFRSMAPVVVTSATHTAPGGYPVTQLPPPGYPAGNAYVAPVSYPAQTTGNVTVQMPMPMTHQQMPMPMPGSMQTHGVAYPPYPGAGAASMNPPPYDMAMANPGPSVMPSGYEKQAPYNPNFGQ
- the LOC108065083 gene encoding uncharacterized protein isoform X7 translates to MDFWGIFMFFLLTFLIMSCCGYCCTSRRQGAVLSTPVVVTSATHTAPGGYPVTQLPPPGYPAGNAYVAPVSYPAQTTGNVTVQMPMPMTHQQMPMPMPGSMQTHGVAYPPYPGAGAASMNPPPYDMAMANPGPSVMPSGYEKQAPYNPNFGQ
- the LOC108065083 gene encoding uncharacterized protein isoform X3; its protein translation is MWEFWVGLSIAFTIFFITSIVVCIRRKQKAARNVGYTISEGAAPVVVTSATHTAPGGYPVTQLPPPGYPAGNAYVAPVSYPAQTTGNVTVQMPMPMTHQQMPMPMPGMQTHGVAYPPYPGAGAASMNPPPYDMAMANPGPSVMPSGYEKQAPYNPNFGQ
- the LOC108065083 gene encoding uncharacterized protein isoform X6 gives rise to the protein MEPYIIPIIAVSVFLVISSLMCLCFCCIVKKFRSMAPVVVTSATHTAPGGYPVTQLPPPGYPAGNAYVAPVSYPAQTTGNVTVQMPMPMTHQQMPMPMPGMQTHGVAYPPYPGAGAASMNPPPYDMAMANPGPSVMPSGYEKQAPYNPNFGQ
- the LOC108065083 gene encoding uncharacterized protein isoform X2, giving the protein MWEFWVGLSIAFTIFFITSIVVCIRRKQKAARNVGYTISEGAAPVVVTSATHTAPGGYPVTQLPPPGYPAGNAYVAPVSYPAQTTGNVTVQMPMPMTHQQMPMPMPGSMQTHGVAYPPYPGAGAASMNPPPYDMAMANPGPSVMPSGYEKQAPYNPNFGQ
- the LOC108065083 gene encoding uncharacterized protein isoform X1 yields the protein MSYPHDNNESLHKEFPVRFYRNIIVVFALAWILFWCCWKYCCNCCKKAPVVVTSATHTAPGGYPVTQLPPPGYPAGNAYVAPVSYPAQTTGNVTVQMPMPMTHQQMPMPMPGMQTHGVAYPPYPGAGAASMNPPPYDMAMANPGPSVMPSGYEKQAPYNPNFGQ